The Hymenobacter swuensis DY53 genome includes the window CCTACCCCGACAAGCTGCTGGCTCTGGACAGCGTACCAACTGACCCCGAAGCCTTCGGGAGCGAGGCGCTGCGGCCGTTGCTAGTGCTGCTGGGCAACGCGCAGGGCGATTACCGCCTAGCCGCCCGCAACGACCACGCCGTGCTGTGCGGCGGCTGCGGCGGCGTAATGGGCGACCCATACCAGGGCCTGACCATCAAAAACGGCTACTTCTCACTAGAGCACTACGGCGGCAGCGGCTGGCGCTGGACACGCATCATCACCTTCCGCCACGACCCCGCTACCCGCCGCTGGTGGCTGCACCGTGTGGGGGGCGAAACCTTCCACTCCGCTTCCCCTGACAGCGCACAGTCCTACATGCACACCGCGCGCGACTTCGGCCGCGTGTCTTTCGAGCAGTTCACCGGCGACGAGGGAGCCGGAGAGTAAGTCAGCAACTCTGGTATAGCCAGCGGTATGTACGACCAGTCCAATAGAGCAAGCCACCGCCACTTTCATCACTTTTGAACTCAATAGCTGGATAATGCAGCTTTATTGGTCTGGTGCCGCTTATATCACCGTTTCTGTCGGTCGTAACTTCGAAAGTGGTGCGTTTAGTGTAAAGCTTCCATTGGCTGGCCCAATCAAAACTGGCCCCCGGAAGTTCAGCACCTATTTTACCTGACATACCCAGAATAAATGGTTTACTCTGGCCTTG containing:
- a CDS encoding FG-GAP repeat protein; this encodes MFLLLLSPVAITAPTQLPAWVQTAWQQADLERTYVCSTYLQPSILQADFNGDGKLDVAIPVARRASSSRGLVIFHQGQSKPFILGMSGKIGAELPGASFDWASQWKLYTKRTTFEVTTDRNGDISGTRPIKLHYPAIEFKSDESGGGLLYWTGRTYRWLYQSC